From a region of the Nitrospira sp. genome:
- a CDS encoding glycosyltransferase, giving the protein MRVLLNCTTLVKGGALQAAVSFIETAMRKADDIQWHYMISASVCDELREAGRLPEGPQVSVIEESPARSSRSRQAIRTLARELQPDLVFTFFGPAYVEFKVPHLCGVADGWVTHGDRWAWRTVHSPIDAARLCGAIFYKAVMFRKADAWVTESETAKEGLVRRLRVSESRIVVVPNNCASHYLRVEATAKIPSPQVPLRVLCLSAYYRHKNLEIIPAVAKELQGILPNRYVEFTITLPEDSLGLKRILSKAAALGVEDRIVNMGPVPVSRGPEVYRTSHILFLPSVLETFSANYPEAMAMGMPIVTTDLAFAREVCREAASYFEPMNARDAARAIADVCKDEVFWKSLVNHGKGILQALPTQEEKYELYTNCIHKLRGGNFGRSR; this is encoded by the coding sequence GTGCGCGTGTTGCTTAATTGTACGACGTTGGTCAAAGGCGGGGCGTTGCAGGCAGCGGTGTCATTCATCGAGACTGCCATGAGGAAGGCCGACGACATCCAATGGCATTACATGATTTCCGCGAGTGTATGCGATGAGTTGCGCGAAGCGGGTCGTTTGCCAGAGGGGCCACAGGTTTCAGTGATTGAAGAATCACCGGCCCGAAGCAGTCGAAGCAGACAAGCAATTCGAACGCTGGCGAGAGAACTTCAACCGGATCTTGTATTCACATTTTTTGGTCCGGCCTATGTCGAGTTCAAGGTTCCGCATCTCTGTGGCGTTGCCGACGGCTGGGTCACCCACGGAGATCGATGGGCATGGCGGACAGTCCATAGCCCAATAGACGCGGCTAGGCTGTGTGGAGCGATCTTCTACAAGGCCGTGATGTTCAGAAAAGCTGACGCTTGGGTCACGGAATCAGAGACAGCAAAAGAGGGCTTGGTGAGAAGATTGCGGGTATCAGAATCCAGAATCGTTGTCGTCCCCAATAATTGTGCAAGTCATTACTTACGCGTTGAGGCTACGGCGAAAATTCCGTCGCCTCAAGTCCCTCTCAGGGTTCTGTGTCTATCTGCCTACTATAGACACAAGAACCTGGAGATTATTCCGGCTGTGGCAAAAGAACTTCAAGGAATACTCCCCAACCGGTATGTAGAGTTTACCATAACCTTGCCGGAAGATAGTCTTGGGCTCAAGCGGATTCTCTCAAAGGCCGCTGCGCTGGGTGTAGAAGATCGGATCGTAAATATGGGCCCTGTTCCGGTCAGTCGAGGACCTGAGGTCTACCGCACATCTCATATCCTGTTTCTGCCGTCTGTGTTGGAAACGTTCTCGGCGAACTACCCCGAGGCTATGGCTATGGGTATGCCGATTGTTACCACGGATCTGGCATTTGCACGAGAAGTCTGCAGGGAAGCAGCTTCCTATTTCGAGCCGATGAATGCACGTGACGCGGCCCGTGCGATTGCGGACGTCTGCAAGGATGAGGTGTTCTGGAAATCTCTCGTGAACCATGGGAAAGGCATTCTGCAAGCCTTGCCGACCCAGGAAGAAAAGTACGAGCTTTATACGAACTGCATTCATAAATTGAGAGGCGGTAATTTCGGCCGAAGTAGATAG
- a CDS encoding oligosaccharide flippase family protein produces MAPLDIKAGIKTVLPIFVSLAGSGFLAFLTQILLGHSLTVEEFGIVSTAVSVGVIMAAAIGFGMPSVWLLIFGQKGWEAFPWVWRSLTFLMVWGPIVLALSWIGLLWLFDDARLLNTIGWLQAMVVMQVMVELLTAKLQLEARYLALSIWQILPHLGRLIVAATVYCSAASSVDLVAQGYCAISLALIVASGIGLLSLTPSKMQLSGHTTDNPYRSERPSQSPSYRELFNLAWPYAGTAALVMLYGRVDIVLLGSIVSPTAAGQFSVAAAFLLVAFLVPQAMYQKFLLPKIHRWFYSDWQKFLSVYRLGCAVMTLLGIACTGATYLWGQPLVNLFFGEKYKESGEILSLLSVCIVLRFVSSSFESALMSGDYRKHRLYCQVVSTIIGVSSAYILIVQYGLHGAIISRIVTELTLLVGYSYASSRYVLGAKAWSGWSLKFNQG; encoded by the coding sequence TTGGCTCCATTAGACATTAAGGCAGGAATCAAGACTGTGTTGCCAATCTTCGTCAGTCTGGCAGGCTCAGGCTTCCTGGCGTTTCTCACTCAAATACTGCTCGGACACAGTCTCACGGTCGAGGAGTTTGGCATCGTCAGCACCGCAGTCTCGGTCGGAGTCATTATGGCCGCCGCCATCGGATTTGGCATGCCGAGTGTCTGGCTGCTGATCTTCGGCCAGAAGGGGTGGGAGGCCTTTCCTTGGGTGTGGCGATCGCTGACGTTTCTGATGGTCTGGGGACCGATCGTGTTAGCACTTTCCTGGATCGGACTCCTCTGGCTCTTCGACGATGCGCGTCTATTGAACACCATCGGATGGTTACAGGCGATGGTTGTCATGCAGGTGATGGTGGAGCTGCTGACAGCCAAATTGCAACTAGAGGCAAGATATCTGGCACTTTCCATCTGGCAAATATTGCCTCACCTGGGTCGTTTGATTGTCGCAGCGACCGTATATTGTTCGGCCGCATCGAGCGTCGATCTGGTCGCCCAAGGCTATTGTGCTATTTCACTGGCACTCATTGTCGCCTCTGGGATCGGCTTACTTTCACTGACTCCTTCGAAGATGCAGCTGTCCGGTCATACGACGGATAATCCTTACCGCAGTGAAAGGCCAAGCCAGAGTCCCAGTTATCGGGAGCTATTCAATCTCGCATGGCCGTATGCAGGCACTGCGGCATTGGTCATGCTCTATGGTCGTGTTGATATCGTGTTGTTGGGAAGTATCGTAAGCCCCACGGCTGCAGGTCAATTTTCCGTCGCGGCGGCGTTTCTCTTGGTGGCGTTCCTCGTGCCTCAGGCGATGTATCAGAAGTTTCTCTTGCCCAAAATTCATCGGTGGTTCTACAGCGACTGGCAGAAGTTCCTGTCGGTGTACCGATTAGGTTGCGCGGTCATGACCCTATTGGGCATTGCATGTACTGGAGCTACTTACTTATGGGGGCAGCCGCTTGTGAATCTGTTTTTTGGCGAGAAATACAAAGAGTCGGGTGAAATCCTCTCGCTTCTGTCCGTGTGTATCGTGCTCCGATTCGTTTCCAGCAGTTTTGAAAGCGCCTTAATGTCAGGGGACTACAGAAAACACAGATTGTATTGCCAAGTCGTGTCAACCATCATCGGTGTCTCTTCCGCCTACATTCTTATCGTTCAGTACGGGTTGCATGGAGCCATTATCAGCAGAATTGTGACTGAATTGACGTTGCTCGTCGGGTACTCCTACGCGTCCTCACGGTATGTGCTCGGGGCGAAGGCATGGTCCGGCTGGTCATTGAAGTTTAACCAAGGATAG
- the wecB gene encoding UDP-N-acetylglucosamine 2-epimerase (non-hydrolyzing), with protein sequence MKHIDIIAGARPNFMKIAPIIDALQEAAERGGPLRYRLIHTGQHYDRAMSGSFFEELGIPKPDINLEVGSGTQAEQTAGIMVAYEKVLLKEKSDLCLVVGDVTSTMACSIAARKLGVPVAHVEGGIRSGDWTMPEEINRVVTDAITNWFFTTSETANENLRRAGVIDERIFFVGNTMIDTLLKHLSRLRPPTCWQSLHLEPGQYFVVTLHRPANVDGEHQLVSLLRAIVEGTKGLPVVFPVHPRTAKSLRDLDDKIPQLHYVDPLGYLEFNYLVKHAKGVITDSGGITEETTVLGVPCLTLRDNTERPETITIGTNELIGTDPSKLAPALARLMAGQWKKGAIPPKWDGKTAERIVECLERVLCDE encoded by the coding sequence GTGAAGCATATCGATATCATTGCCGGAGCGCGCCCCAATTTTATGAAGATCGCGCCGATCATCGACGCGCTACAAGAGGCTGCGGAGCGAGGTGGTCCTCTGCGGTATCGATTGATCCATACAGGCCAGCATTATGATCGTGCCATGTCTGGCAGTTTCTTCGAAGAACTCGGAATTCCCAAACCGGATATCAATTTAGAAGTGGGTTCTGGCACTCAAGCCGAACAAACGGCCGGTATCATGGTCGCGTACGAGAAGGTTCTACTCAAGGAAAAGAGCGACCTCTGTCTCGTGGTCGGCGACGTGACGTCCACCATGGCTTGCTCGATCGCGGCGCGAAAACTTGGCGTGCCGGTGGCCCATGTGGAAGGCGGGATTCGGTCCGGCGATTGGACGATGCCGGAAGAAATCAACCGGGTAGTGACCGACGCCATCACCAATTGGTTTTTTACGACAAGTGAGACGGCCAACGAAAATCTTCGGCGTGCCGGCGTGATCGATGAGCGAATCTTTTTTGTCGGCAATACCATGATCGACACGCTGCTCAAGCACTTGTCGCGGTTGCGACCTCCTACCTGTTGGCAATCGCTCCACCTCGAACCTGGACAGTATTTTGTCGTCACGCTTCATCGGCCGGCCAATGTTGATGGAGAGCATCAATTGGTCTCTCTCCTCCGCGCCATTGTTGAAGGCACGAAAGGATTGCCCGTGGTATTTCCGGTCCATCCACGAACCGCTAAAAGTCTTCGAGATCTTGACGACAAGATACCTCAACTTCACTATGTCGACCCGCTCGGCTACCTGGAATTCAATTACTTAGTAAAGCACGCCAAAGGTGTGATTACCGATTCCGGCGGGATTACCGAAGAAACGACGGTACTCGGGGTGCCGTGCCTGACGCTCCGTGACAACACCGAGCGGCCTGAAACCATCACGATTGGGACGAACGAACTGATCGGGACCGATCCAAGCAAACTTGCTCCGGCCCTGGCTCGATTGATGGCCGGACAGTGGAAGAAAGGGGCAATCCCACCGAAATGGGACGGTAAGACAGCCGAACGGATCGTCGAGTGTTTGGAGAGAGTGTTATGCGATGAGTAA